The following proteins are co-located in the Rippkaea orientalis PCC 8801 genome:
- a CDS encoding tyrosine-protein kinase family protein: MKVITFYSYKGGVGRTLTAANFAVYLAKLGLTTVVIDFDLEAPGIDAKFNLPKFSENQLGLLDYILQFQETNQDPNNLKEISCKVPFDETENKTNLWLIPAGQYLSEDYYHKLNKLDWGLIFSDQRDGVAFFQQFLKHLEQEFKADFVIIDSRTGITEIAGLCTQQLADEVVMLSSMSSESIRVTKHIKQLIENSQVASTLGKSIDVKVVVSRIPQPDNLFEFKEKCCQTFETADNKLFFIFSCPALELEEFLAINDTKNHEELVNNYINLFYGLNLEISDQNIITQIQKVSSRILLLSPEEAEQEIIKLASLYPHPEVYRTAMRFFRLRHQENKIKIFGWKLLDLLPDDEEGQNILGNQYLDDLEKIPEKERNHTFLKNALKAIEPLYLKKQLNQKQTLLYSQVLYDLEKYQESFDIALNLAENKSNDMYTKRDAYQIALNCAKKLDKEPYKIQKLERIVNKFNHSFKNEF, from the coding sequence ATGAAAGTCATTACGTTTTATTCCTATAAAGGAGGAGTTGGGAGAACCTTAACTGCTGCTAATTTTGCGGTATATTTAGCTAAATTAGGATTGACAACGGTTGTCATTGATTTTGATTTAGAAGCACCTGGAATTGATGCTAAATTTAACTTGCCTAAGTTCTCAGAAAATCAGTTAGGATTATTAGATTATATTTTACAATTTCAAGAGACTAATCAAGATCCCAATAATCTAAAAGAAATTAGTTGTAAAGTTCCTTTTGATGAGACAGAAAATAAGACGAATTTATGGTTAATTCCCGCAGGACAATATTTATCGGAAGACTATTATCATAAGCTAAATAAACTTGACTGGGGTTTAATTTTTTCTGATCAACGGGATGGGGTAGCTTTTTTTCAACAGTTTTTAAAACATCTTGAACAGGAATTCAAAGCAGATTTTGTTATTATTGATTCTCGAACAGGAATAACAGAAATTGCGGGTTTATGTACTCAGCAATTAGCGGATGAAGTGGTGATGTTATCCTCGATGAGTTCAGAAAGTATACGAGTAACAAAGCATATTAAACAGTTAATTGAAAATAGTCAGGTAGCGAGTACATTAGGCAAGTCTATTGATGTTAAAGTAGTGGTTTCTCGTATTCCTCAACCTGATAATTTATTTGAGTTTAAAGAGAAATGCTGTCAAACCTTTGAAACCGCAGATAATAAGTTGTTTTTTATCTTTTCTTGTCCTGCTTTGGAGTTAGAGGAATTTTTAGCCATTAATGATACTAAAAATCATGAAGAGTTAGTCAATAATTATATTAATTTGTTCTACGGACTTAATTTAGAAATATCCGATCAAAACATTATCACTCAAATTCAGAAAGTCAGCAGCAGAATTTTGTTACTGTCTCCCGAAGAAGCAGAACAAGAAATCATCAAATTAGCGTCTCTCTATCCCCATCCAGAAGTCTATCGAACTGCTATGCGATTTTTTAGATTAAGACATCAAGAAAACAAGATAAAAATATTTGGTTGGAAACTATTGGACTTACTTCCTGATGATGAGGAAGGACAGAATATATTAGGGAATCAATATTTAGATGATTTGGAGAAAATACCAGAAAAAGAAAGAAACCATACATTTCTTAAAAATGCGCTCAAAGCAATTGAACCTCTTTATCTCAAGAAACAATTAAACCAAAAACAAACATTACTTTATTCACAGGTTTTATATGACTTAGAAAAGTATCAAGAAAGTTTTGACATAGCATTAAATTTAGCAGAAAATAAAAGCAATGATATGTATACTAAACGTGACGCTTATCAAATTGCTTTAAACTGTGCAAAAAAATTAGATAAAGAACCCTATAAAATTCAGAAATTAGAGAGAATAGTTAATAAATTTAATCATTCTTTTAAAAATGAGTTTTAA
- a CDS encoding FkbM family methyltransferase, with product MSNFKLRPNTSDAIFQKYIWQDNEYRIPEKLGSDTRIIDVGCHIGLFSYLCWQRGARHILAFEPYPENYELAQLNLKNTSVTLSNQAVWRSDQSKDEQLFLTSFFLMDPDGPDPVNNDTLNTGTPSVFGQQGKAVETIPFDRVVGDEIIDILKLDCEGSEFPILLTSQKLKQVRFITGEYHLMDQIPEIGKVKGYQHYSLGMLADCLTSLRFKVEFVPFKDPLFSATTGNFYAYNLDL from the coding sequence ATGTCGAATTTTAAGCTACGTCCCAATACGAGCGATGCCATTTTTCAAAAATACATTTGGCAAGACAACGAATACCGCATCCCAGAAAAGTTAGGCTCAGATACTCGTATTATTGACGTTGGCTGTCATATCGGATTATTTTCTTATTTATGTTGGCAACGAGGAGCTAGGCATATTCTAGCCTTTGAACCCTATCCTGAAAACTATGAATTAGCGCAATTGAATTTGAAAAATACATCAGTTACTTTAAGTAATCAAGCCGTGTGGCGTTCTGATCAATCGAAGGATGAGCAACTGTTTTTGACATCCTTTTTCTTGATGGACCCAGATGGACCCGATCCCGTTAATAACGATACCCTAAATACGGGAACCCCTTCGGTTTTTGGGCAACAAGGAAAAGCAGTAGAAACCATTCCTTTTGATCGAGTTGTGGGTGACGAAATCATTGATATCTTAAAACTTGACTGTGAAGGTAGTGAATTTCCCATTTTATTAACTTCTCAAAAGCTTAAACAAGTTCGATTTATTACAGGAGAATATCATTTAATGGATCAAATTCCTGAGATTGGTAAAGTCAAAGGCTATCAACACTATTCGCTTGGTATGTTAGCAGATTGTTTGACTTCCTTGCGGTTTAAAGTTGAATTTGTCCCCTTTAAAGATCCTTTATTTTCTGCAACAACGGGAAATTTTTATGCCTATAATCTTGATCTTTGA
- a CDS encoding Uma2 family endonuclease produces the protein MSTITLNVQPFQMTDEEFYQLCQVNEAWRLEVTAKGDLLIMPPVGGKSGRREASLISQVWLWNEQTQLGIVFSSSTVFCLPNGGKRSPDVAWVKLDRWQGLTEQEQEKFPPLCPDFVIELRSKTDNLEDLQEKMAEYLDAGLRLGWLINPQHQQVEIYRPNHNTEIVSLPTCLSGENVLNNFVLDIPLL, from the coding sequence ATGAGTACTATCACTCTCAATGTTCAACCGTTTCAAATGACTGATGAAGAATTTTATCAACTTTGTCAAGTTAATGAAGCCTGGCGATTAGAAGTAACCGCTAAAGGAGACTTATTAATTATGCCACCAGTAGGGGGAAAAAGTGGTCGTCGAGAAGCCAGCTTAATTAGTCAAGTATGGTTATGGAATGAACAAACTCAATTAGGAATTGTCTTTAGTTCTTCAACAGTTTTTTGTTTACCAAATGGAGGAAAACGTTCCCCTGATGTAGCATGGGTTAAATTAGACAGATGGCAAGGTTTAACCGAACAAGAACAAGAGAAATTTCCGCCTTTATGTCCTGATTTTGTCATCGAATTGCGTTCTAAAACCGATAATTTAGAAGACTTACAAGAGAAAATGGCAGAATACCTTGATGCTGGATTACGCTTAGGATGGTTAATTAATCCACAACACCAACAAGTCGAAATTTATCGACCTAATCACAATACAGAAATTGTCTCCCTTCCAACTTGTTTATCAGGAGAAAATGTGTTAAATAATTTTGTTTTAGATATTCCTCTTCTGTAA
- the rnc gene encoding ribonuclease III, giving the protein MTFSDPRRDKQLRTLIQKLGLSEQSPVNYFWLDLALTHPTISQEKNYQQLEFLGDSVIRLAAAELLLETYPNAPVGEFAALRSMMVSDRTLAELADSFTLESYLLVSDSAAKDKVGRVSRLADAFEAVLGALYLSTHTMELIRPWLDELLKVKAEEIRQDPARQNYKDAVQEWTQAQYKLLPEYRVQTIKSLPTEQPYFLAEVWLQNRKLGSGEGRSKKMAEQAAAKDAFFNFVQV; this is encoded by the coding sequence ATGACTTTTAGTGATCCGCGACGAGACAAACAATTACGAACCTTAATCCAAAAACTGGGACTATCTGAACAGTCACCTGTTAACTATTTCTGGTTAGATTTAGCCCTAACCCATCCAACTATCTCTCAGGAAAAAAATTACCAACAACTGGAATTTTTAGGCGATTCTGTCATTAGACTCGCGGCGGCTGAATTACTCTTAGAAACCTATCCTAACGCCCCTGTTGGGGAATTTGCTGCGCTGCGATCCATGATGGTGAGCGATCGCACGTTAGCTGAATTGGCTGATAGTTTTACCCTCGAAAGTTATCTGTTGGTTTCTGATAGTGCTGCTAAGGACAAAGTGGGCAGAGTTTCTCGTTTAGCTGATGCCTTTGAAGCGGTTCTAGGAGCTCTTTATTTGAGTACCCACACGATGGAATTAATACGTCCTTGGCTCGATGAACTATTGAAAGTAAAAGCGGAAGAAATTCGACAAGATCCGGCTCGTCAAAACTATAAAGATGCAGTACAAGAATGGACTCAGGCACAATATAAACTGTTACCAGAATATCGAGTACAAACGATTAAATCTTTACCGACAGAGCAACCTTATTTTTTAGCAGAAGTATGGCTACAAAATCGTAAATTAGGATCAGGTGAGGGACGTTCTAAGAAAATGGCTGAACAAGCTGCTGCTAAAGACGCTTTTTTCAATTTTGTTCAAGTTTAG
- a CDS encoding glycosyltransferase, with the protein MSNLTEAYSFLAQVSQQPAVLEFPRKELPDWFHFTRPFIPMVSPESIPFPYEKLTGKPLIYASMGTLQNGVSWIFQRLAEACVDLDIQ; encoded by the coding sequence TTGTCCAATCTAACTGAAGCCTATTCTTTCTTAGCTCAAGTGAGTCAACAACCTGCCGTGCTTGAATTTCCCCGAAAAGAGTTACCCGATTGGTTTCATTTTACCAGACCTTTCATTCCGATGGTAAGTCCAGAATCTATCCCTTTTCCCTATGAGAAATTAACAGGAAAACCCCTGATTTATGCTTCGATGGGAACTTTGCAAAATGGGGTGTCATGGATTTTTCAGAGATTGGCTGAAGCGTGCGTCGATCTGGATATTCAATAG
- a CDS encoding site-2 protease family protein: MWLVVFLVVLGLITYAMMKRTVATVTRTPIWLLWLVMMLPPIIWTAWYLIMGEEQRIPLLLVMLPLLISFIAYGWLISAGRIPTSTQKTQEPSLTPQLSDIAKIEDESTTVRPITDSEEKSLRECFPWAIYYLQNVDYRPQAILCRGKLRTAPEEAYKSIKHNIEQVFGDRFLILFQESLQGQPFFALVSNPWAKTQQNRAQEKITRPLFALALLFITLFTTTVIGAEMAGVTVEALQKDSTLLLHGLPYSLGLIAILGVHELSHYFTSMRYKIVTTLPYFIPIPFFLGTFGAFIQMKSPVPHRKALFDVGIAGPLGGFIVTVPLLLWGLSLSEVVALPEKSSLLSFEAFNPRFSFLFAILAKLVLGSSFIAEKAIALHPLAIAGYIGLIITALNLMPVGQLDGGHIVHAMFGQRTAIIIGQLTRVFLLVLGLIRSEFLLWAIIVLLMPISDQPALNDVTELDNKRDALGLFSLALLIVILLPLPGTVAQWLNF; the protein is encoded by the coding sequence ATGTGGTTAGTTGTATTTTTAGTTGTTTTAGGGTTGATTACCTACGCGATGATGAAGCGTACCGTGGCTACCGTCACCCGTACCCCCATTTGGTTACTGTGGTTGGTGATGATGCTCCCCCCCATTATCTGGACAGCGTGGTACTTGATTATGGGAGAAGAGCAACGGATTCCCTTATTGTTGGTCATGTTACCCCTATTAATCTCTTTTATCGCCTATGGGTGGTTAATTTCAGCCGGACGTATCCCCACTTCAACCCAAAAAACTCAAGAGCCATCCTTAACCCCTCAGTTGTCAGACATCGCTAAAATCGAAGACGAATCCACTACGGTTCGTCCTATTACAGACAGTGAAGAAAAATCCTTGCGAGAGTGTTTTCCTTGGGCGATTTATTACCTACAAAATGTCGATTATCGTCCCCAAGCCATTCTCTGTCGAGGAAAGCTACGAACTGCGCCAGAAGAAGCCTATAAATCCATTAAACACAATATTGAGCAAGTTTTTGGCGATCGCTTTTTAATTTTGTTTCAAGAAAGTCTTCAAGGACAGCCCTTTTTTGCCTTAGTGAGTAATCCTTGGGCTAAAACTCAACAAAATCGAGCCCAAGAAAAAATTACTCGACCCCTTTTTGCCTTAGCCTTACTATTCATTACCTTGTTTACTACGACGGTTATCGGGGCTGAAATGGCAGGAGTGACCGTAGAAGCATTACAAAAAGATTCAACGTTACTGTTACACGGATTACCCTACAGTTTAGGACTCATTGCGATTTTAGGAGTCCATGAATTGAGTCACTATTTTACGTCTATGCGCTACAAAATTGTCACCACGCTGCCCTATTTTATTCCGATTCCCTTTTTCTTAGGAACCTTTGGAGCGTTTATTCAGATGAAATCTCCTGTTCCCCATCGCAAAGCATTATTTGATGTCGGTATTGCTGGACCTTTGGGGGGATTTATTGTTACCGTTCCTTTGCTCCTGTGGGGACTATCTTTATCAGAAGTAGTTGCCTTACCAGAAAAGTCGAGTTTATTAAGTTTTGAAGCCTTTAATCCTCGGTTTTCTTTTCTGTTTGCTATCTTGGCTAAACTGGTTTTAGGAAGTAGTTTTATCGCAGAAAAAGCCATTGCCCTCCATCCCTTAGCCATTGCTGGTTATATCGGATTAATTATTACAGCACTCAATTTAATGCCCGTTGGACAACTCGATGGAGGCCACATTGTTCATGCGATGTTTGGTCAACGAACCGCTATTATTATTGGACAACTAACCCGTGTCTTTTTGTTAGTTTTAGGGCTCATTCGATCTGAGTTTTTATTATGGGCTATTATTGTTTTATTAATGCCCATTTCTGATCAACCTGCCCTCAATGATGTGACCGAATTGGATAACAAACGAGATGCGTTAGGGTTGTTTTCTTTAGCATTATTAATTGTTATTTTACTTCCCTTACCTGGGACAGTTGCTCAATGGTTAAATTTCTAA
- a CDS encoding DnaJ C-terminal domain-containing protein yields MASTDYKDYYAILGVSKNATADEIKKAFRKLAVKYHPDRNPDNKQAEEKFKEISEAYEVLFDSEKRQKYDQFGQYWQQAGQGAWSNGKTSVDFGDFDFSQYGNFDEFINELLGRFGTPGGARTGGYTYRTTTPKQPGYSDFGGFSDAGVGGFGTQPSSSDRTASLSLTFSEAFRGTQKRLKLGNETINVRIPAGVKTGSRVRVPKKGAVNPYNQQRGDLYLNIELQSHPFFQFEGDNLLCEVPVTPDEAVLGTSIEVPTPDGMVTVKVPPGIRSGQSLRLRGKGWVNPKDGRGDQLVKIVIDTPQTLSATEREYYEKIRATRTYNPRSHLQQIHL; encoded by the coding sequence ATGGCTTCAACTGACTATAAAGACTACTATGCCATATTAGGAGTGAGTAAAAACGCTACGGCGGACGAAATTAAAAAAGCTTTCCGCAAATTAGCCGTTAAATATCACCCTGACAGAAACCCTGACAATAAACAAGCCGAAGAAAAATTTAAAGAAATTAGCGAAGCTTACGAAGTCCTATTCGATAGCGAAAAACGGCAAAAATACGATCAATTTGGTCAATATTGGCAACAAGCTGGTCAAGGTGCCTGGAGTAACGGGAAAACCAGCGTAGACTTTGGTGACTTTGACTTTAGTCAATACGGTAACTTTGATGAATTTATCAACGAATTATTAGGGCGTTTTGGTACTCCTGGTGGTGCGAGAACAGGGGGATACACCTATCGAACGACTACCCCCAAACAGCCTGGATATAGCGATTTTGGAGGCTTTTCTGATGCAGGAGTTGGGGGATTTGGGACTCAACCCTCTAGCAGCGATCGCACGGCGAGCCTCAGTTTAACCTTTTCTGAAGCCTTTAGAGGGACTCAGAAACGCCTCAAACTAGGGAATGAAACCATTAATGTCCGCATTCCTGCTGGCGTTAAAACAGGGAGTCGGGTGAGAGTTCCCAAAAAAGGGGCTGTTAACCCCTATAATCAGCAAAGAGGAGATTTATACCTCAATATTGAATTACAATCTCATCCCTTCTTCCAATTTGAGGGAGATAACCTCCTTTGTGAAGTGCCTGTAACTCCTGATGAAGCGGTCTTAGGAACATCTATTGAGGTTCCGACCCCCGATGGGATGGTTACGGTGAAAGTTCCTCCAGGTATCCGTTCTGGTCAATCGTTGCGGTTGCGGGGCAAAGGTTGGGTCAATCCCAAGGATGGACGTGGGGATCAATTGGTGAAAATTGTTATTGATACTCCCCAAACCTTAAGCGCGACAGAACGAGAATATTACGAAAAAATTCGCGCTACTCGTACCTATAATCCTCGCAGTCATTTACAACAGATTCATCTTTAA
- a CDS encoding type II toxin-antitoxin system RelE/ParE family toxin, producing the protein MTETWSIEFYQDKNGISPVKVFQEASLTSGEQKQLQVRLKLLKSKGLLLLRERSDILKQIKGEKKLYELRLDNTPNNPRIFLCALTGKRLIFLHGFKKKGQKTPKLEIEIAVRRRDQLMEEEKS; encoded by the coding sequence GTGACGGAAACATGGTCGATTGAGTTTTACCAAGACAAAAATGGCATATCTCCCGTCAAGGTATTTCAGGAAGCATCCTTAACGTCAGGAGAACAAAAACAATTACAGGTTCGCTTAAAATTATTAAAGTCTAAGGGGTTACTTTTATTGCGAGAACGTTCGGATATTCTTAAACAAATTAAAGGAGAAAAAAAGCTTTATGAATTACGGTTAGATAATACTCCTAATAATCCTCGCATATTTTTATGTGCTTTAACAGGAAAACGGTTAATTTTCCTACATGGGTTTAAGAAAAAAGGACAGAAAACCCCTAAACTTGAGATTGAAATAGCTGTTAGAAGACGAGATCAATTAATGGAGGAGGAAAAGTCATGA
- a CDS encoding class I SAM-dependent methyltransferase, producing the protein MYSLPKPSFLNAYWQDCFNVKKHLEQFLQIDKELLDNFLKSGQKQLGELGNKDFDWQKTEEFYRDRVGDLYLFDLAAWHLGSQDYIGDTLRLIADNVQGQVLDFGGGIGTHSIAAALCPQVQQVIYCDINPRNIDFVKYRVNQMGLEQKIEYCSEIPDKQIFDTIICFDVLEHLAAPSQQVLTFKQILSSQGKMIINWHFFKGHNQEFPFHLDDPHLIDEFFIALQQNFLEIFHPYNITTRCYRKMK; encoded by the coding sequence ATGTATTCCTTACCCAAGCCATCTTTTTTAAATGCCTATTGGCAAGATTGTTTTAATGTAAAAAAACACCTTGAACAGTTTCTTCAAATTGACAAGGAATTGTTAGACAACTTTCTTAAATCAGGACAAAAGCAATTAGGAGAATTAGGTAATAAAGATTTTGATTGGCAAAAAACTGAAGAATTTTATCGTGATCGCGTAGGAGATTTGTATCTATTTGATTTGGCAGCTTGGCATTTAGGAAGTCAAGATTATATTGGCGATACTTTACGCCTTATTGCTGATAACGTTCAAGGTCAAGTATTAGATTTTGGAGGAGGTATTGGAACCCATTCTATTGCGGCTGCTCTATGCCCTCAAGTGCAACAAGTTATCTATTGTGATATTAACCCACGAAACATCGATTTTGTCAAATACAGAGTTAATCAAATGGGACTTGAACAAAAAATAGAATATTGTTCAGAAATTCCCGATAAACAAATATTTGATACGATAATTTGTTTTGATGTTTTAGAACATTTGGCAGCACCTAGTCAACAAGTGTTGACATTTAAACAGATTCTTTCCTCCCAAGGAAAAATGATTATTAATTGGCATTTTTTCAAAGGACATAACCAAGAATTTCCTTTTCATCTTGATGATCCTCATCTAATAGATGAATTTTTTATCGCACTTCAACAAAATTTCTTAGAAATTTTTCACCCTTATAACATAACTACTCGTTGCTATCGTAAAATGAAGTAA
- a CDS encoding glycosyltransferase family 4 protein encodes MLKLLFISTPVGSLGSGIGGGVELTLKNLAIEMNRRGHQVTVLAPESSILPNIDLIQIAGQCQQMAQAERRRNSIALLHNSVLGNMWDYARTIQYNYDIITNFAYDWLPFYLTPFFKRPIAHLVSMSSINPAFDQIITQVAQNFPKTIGVHSKIQAETFPFAASCRILGNGLDLSLYQCCLDPGESLGWVGRIAPEKGLEDAVAAAQITGIPLKIFGKMEDKSYWQQISQDYPHAPVDYQGFLSTFELQEQLGRCRALLMTPRWVEAFGNVVMEALACGVPIIAYRRGGPAEMVREGETGFLVEPDNITALVANIERIDTISRHRCRQQAEQEYSLNAFGDRFEKWFIELKK; translated from the coding sequence ATGTTAAAATTATTGTTCATCTCAACCCCTGTCGGTTCTCTTGGTTCGGGTATTGGGGGAGGAGTTGAATTAACCTTAAAAAATCTAGCCATTGAGATGAATCGCCGCGGCCATCAGGTGACGGTTTTGGCTCCAGAAAGCTCAATTTTGCCCAATATTGACTTAATTCAAATAGCTGGACAGTGCCAACAAATGGCGCAAGCAGAACGACGGAGAAACTCGATCGCTCTCCTGCATAATTCTGTTTTGGGGAATATGTGGGATTATGCGCGCACTATTCAATATAATTACGATATAATCACCAATTTTGCCTATGATTGGCTGCCTTTTTACCTAACGCCCTTTTTTAAGCGTCCTATTGCTCACTTAGTGAGTATGTCATCAATTAATCCCGCCTTTGATCAAATCATAACTCAGGTAGCCCAGAACTTTCCAAAAACCATCGGAGTTCATAGCAAAATTCAAGCCGAAACCTTTCCCTTTGCTGCCTCTTGTCGTATCCTAGGTAATGGGTTAGATCTATCCCTCTACCAATGCTGCCTAGACCCCGGAGAGAGTTTAGGATGGGTCGGTCGCATTGCTCCCGAGAAAGGCCTAGAAGATGCCGTAGCGGCTGCTCAAATAACGGGGATTCCTCTGAAAATTTTTGGTAAAATGGAGGATAAATCTTACTGGCAACAAATTAGTCAAGATTATCCCCACGCTCCTGTTGATTATCAAGGGTTTTTAAGTACCTTTGAATTACAAGAACAATTGGGTCGGTGTCGAGCCCTATTGATGACTCCCCGTTGGGTAGAAGCCTTCGGGAATGTAGTCATGGAAGCCTTAGCCTGTGGAGTCCCGATCATCGCCTATCGTCGCGGGGGACCAGCCGAAATGGTTCGAGAGGGAGAAACAGGGTTTTTAGTCGAACCCGATAATATTACCGCCTTAGTGGCCAATATAGAACGGATTGATACAATTTCTCGCCATCGTTGTCGCCAACAAGCCGAACAGGAGTATTCCTTAAATGCTTTTGGCGATCGCTTTGAAAAATGGTTTATCGAGTTAAAAAAATAA
- a CDS encoding DUF3086 domain-containing protein, whose translation MNADDSPTLKPELTTDLPEDLVNSPLSVAETSDISTDVAKAEEETNIIEVPVIPSSTVPSLDTQVQSLEQQKQTLIIEIEELKARKNQVISEQTQEIQQAISLMVKEGLKELEQQKQALEIAIEKLERRRERIKEEMRTTFAGVSQDLAIRVQGFKDYLVGSLQDLAAAAEQLELSTNTPIIPPPEPISPPLSSSSTIPLAPQQFEAQTRKIQRILEQYRNNPDYYGPPWQLRRTFEPIHAERVQDWFFSQGGRGSIRSMGTRLQNILIASSVISVLNELHGDRLRCLILANSPERLGEWRRGLQDCLGISRGDFGPERGIVLFESSDALVLKAERLLEDKLIPLVIIDETEEQIEVSLLQFPLWLAFARDPQQMSSYLY comes from the coding sequence ATGAATGCAGACGATTCCCCAACGCTAAAACCTGAATTAACGACTGATTTACCAGAAGATTTAGTCAATAGTCCCCTTTCTGTCGCAGAAACTAGCGATATCTCTACAGACGTTGCTAAAGCTGAGGAAGAAACCAATATTATTGAAGTCCCTGTTATCCCTTCATCTACTGTTCCATCGCTAGACACTCAAGTTCAGTCCCTAGAACAACAAAAACAAACCCTGATCATAGAGATCGAAGAATTAAAAGCTCGTAAAAATCAGGTTATCTCGGAGCAAACACAAGAGATTCAGCAAGCTATTAGCTTGATGGTCAAAGAAGGGTTAAAAGAGCTGGAACAGCAAAAACAAGCCCTAGAAATCGCCATTGAAAAACTCGAACGCCGTCGAGAACGCATCAAAGAGGAAATGCGAACAACTTTTGCGGGAGTTTCCCAAGACTTAGCGATTCGGGTACAGGGGTTTAAAGACTATCTCGTCGGTAGTTTACAGGATTTAGCGGCGGCGGCAGAACAGTTGGAATTATCGACAAATACCCCTATAATTCCCCCCCCAGAACCCATCTCACCCCCGCTTAGCAGTTCTTCAACTATTCCCCTAGCACCCCAACAATTTGAGGCACAAACTCGCAAAATTCAACGTATATTAGAACAATATCGCAATAATCCCGATTACTATGGACCCCCATGGCAACTGCGCCGTACCTTTGAACCTATCCACGCAGAACGGGTACAGGATTGGTTTTTTAGCCAAGGAGGACGAGGCTCCATTCGGTCGATGGGAACCCGATTACAGAACATTTTAATCGCTTCTTCGGTGATTTCCGTCCTGAATGAGCTTCATGGCGATCGCCTACGCTGTCTCATCCTTGCCAATAGTCCCGAACGATTGGGAGAATGGCGACGAGGACTACAAGACTGTTTAGGCATCTCTCGCGGGGATTTTGGTCCAGAACGGGGTATTGTGCTGTTTGAATCTTCCGATGCGTTGGTACTGAAAGCAGAACGGTTGCTGGAGGATAAATTGATTCCCTTGGTGATTATTGACGAAACCGAAGAACAAATCGAAGTCTCTCTGCTGCAATTTCCCCTATGGCTGGCATTTGCAAGAGATCCGCAACAAATGTCGAGCTATTTGTATTAA
- a CDS encoding helix-turn-helix domain-containing protein: protein MTNNIDDNKDVLAFLADIIPDTPEMHLIEKQEVFRISLTQAMKQLRKKVGLTQKQLAEKLGVTQSWVSKLESANNDHTFESVLAYLNGLLADFEITFILDNKKLIIVPARLQMTPEEINEVIPTLLDEPLGIVLTSSSNSSNFNLISAKQKNDCQAAQELVSKQGLWGGGKAA, encoded by the coding sequence ATGACTAATAACATCGATGACAATAAAGATGTCTTAGCATTTTTAGCGGATATTATCCCTGATACTCCAGAAATGCACTTGATAGAAAAACAGGAAGTTTTTCGCATTAGTTTAACCCAAGCAATGAAGCAGTTAAGAAAAAAAGTTGGGTTGACACAAAAACAATTAGCCGAAAAATTAGGAGTAACCCAAAGTTGGGTGTCTAAATTAGAAAGTGCTAATAATGATCATACTTTTGAGTCGGTTTTAGCTTATTTAAACGGGTTATTAGCAGATTTTGAAATCACTTTTATTTTAGATAATAAGAAATTGATCATTGTTCCAGCGCGTTTACAAATGACACCAGAAGAAATTAATGAAGTTATCCCGACTCTGTTAGATGAACCCTTGGGAATAGTCTTAACTTCATCCTCTAATAGTTCTAACTTCAATTTAATTTCTGCTAAACAAAAAAATGATTGTCAAGCAGCACAAGAATTAGTCTCTAAACAAGGGTTATGGGGAGGAGGTAAAGCTGCATGA
- a CDS encoding DUF3119 family protein — MTSVTSSSSANQTVELSPSYTIPLVLIGVSIPLLLVQPWVSLPLALFGLFLLFQTVAIRLQFTPTDLDVYRSNQLIRRFPYTEWTNWRIFWTPFPILFYFREVKSIHFLPIIFDPKTLKTCLEQYCPLDDSNL, encoded by the coding sequence ATGACATCTGTTACTTCATCTTCTAGTGCTAACCAAACGGTTGAACTGTCTCCGAGTTATACCATTCCTTTAGTTCTGATTGGAGTCTCTATTCCTCTGCTTTTGGTGCAACCTTGGGTGAGTTTACCGTTAGCATTGTTTGGTCTATTTCTGTTGTTTCAAACAGTGGCAATTCGTTTACAATTTACCCCAACTGACCTAGATGTTTATCGCTCTAACCAATTAATTCGACGGTTTCCCTATACAGAATGGACGAATTGGCGAATTTTTTGGACTCCATTTCCTATTTTATTTTATTTCCGAGAAGTCAAGAGTATTCATTTTTTACCGATTATTTTCGATCCCAAAACCTTAAAAACTTGCTTAGAGCAATATTGTCCCCTTGATGACTCGAATCTCTAA